In the genome of Xenopus laevis strain J_2021 chromosome 1S, Xenopus_laevis_v10.1, whole genome shotgun sequence, one region contains:
- the LOC108703924 gene encoding vomeronasal type-2 receptor 26, which produces MYFVTFTDSENCIRCPDMEWPNEKRNQCVTKIEQFLSYTNDIISMFFSLISIVLFLITALILRVFIWYRYTPIVRANNRSLSFLLPVSIKLSFLSVFLFLGRPVDITCMLRNITFGITFSIAVSSLLAKTIMVCVAFKATKPGSSWRKWVGVKLSNSVVLFCSSIQIIICMTWLAISPPFQELDLHTYPGTIIIQCNEGSAIGFYSVIGYMGLLAAVSFVLAFLARTLPDSFNEAKYI; this is translated from the coding sequence ATGTACTTTGTTACCTTTACAGACAGTGAAAACTGCATCAGATGCCCAGACATGGAATGGCCCAATGAGAAGAGGAATCAGTGTGTTACAAAAATTGAACAATTTTTATCCTACACTAATGATatcatttccatgtttttttcattaatttcaatTGTATTATTTCTCATAACAGCACTAATTCTGAGAGTTTTTATTTGGTATCGGTACACCCCCATAGTGAGAGCCAATAACAGGAGTCTCAGCTTCCTCCTCCccgtctccatcaagctgagcttcctcagtgtgtttctgttcctcggtcgccctgtggatataacctgcatgctgcgtaacatcacttttggaatcaccttctccatagctgtctcttctctcctggccaagactatcatggtttgtgttgcctTCAaggccaccaagccagggagctcatggagaaaatgggtgggagtcaaactgtccaattctgtagtcttgttctgctcatccattcaaataataatctgcatgacttggttggccatttctcctccctttcaggaactggaccttcacacttaccctggaaccatcatcattcagtgcaatgagggctcagctattggcttttactcagttattgggtatatggggcttctggcagctgttagttttgttttagcatttttagctcggacattaccggacagttttaatgaggccaagtacatc